From Streptomyces sp. NBC_00775, one genomic window encodes:
- the tkt gene encoding transketolase — translation MSTKPTTTDLEWTELDQRAVDTARVLAADAVQKVGNGHPGTAMSLAPAAYTLFQKVMRHDPADADWVGRDRFVLSAGHSSLTLYTQLYLAGFGLELDDLKAFRTWGSKTPGHPEYGHTTGVETTTGPLGQGVANAVGMAMAARYERGLFDPEAAQGESPFDHFIFAIAGDGCLQEGISAEASSMAGHQELGNLILLWDDNHISIEGDTETAVSEDTVKRYEAYGWHVQRVAPKPDGDLDPHAIYNAIEAAKKVTDKPSFIAMRSIIAWPAPNAQNTEAAHGSALGDDEVAATKRVLGFDPEKSFEVANEVLAHTREALDRGREAKAEWEKGFAAWRTANPERAAEYDRIAATELPAGWEEKLPVFEAGKGVATRAASGKVLQALGAVIPELWGGSADLAGSNNTTIDKTSSFLPADNPLPEANPYGRTIHFGIREHSMAAEMNGIALHGNTRVYGGTFLVFSDYMRNAVRLSALMHAPVTYVWTHDSIGLGEDGPTHQPVEHLASLRAIPGLNVVRPADANETAIAWREVLKRYTKVFGKGAPHGLALTRQGVPTYERNEDAAKGGYVLFEAEGGSPEVILIGTGSEVHVAVEAREQLQAAGIPTRVVSMPCVEWFDEQDQAYRDSVLPPSVKARVSVEAGIGLTWHRFVGDAGRIVSLEHFGASADGKVLFREFGFTAENVANAARESIAAAQR, via the coding sequence GTGAGCACCAAGCCGACCACCACAGACCTCGAGTGGACCGAGTTGGACCAGCGGGCCGTCGACACCGCCCGCGTCCTGGCCGCCGATGCCGTACAGAAGGTCGGCAACGGCCATCCCGGTACGGCGATGAGCCTGGCGCCTGCCGCGTACACCCTCTTCCAGAAGGTGATGCGGCACGACCCGGCGGACGCCGACTGGGTCGGACGCGACCGCTTCGTACTGTCCGCGGGCCACTCGTCCCTGACCCTCTACACCCAGCTCTACCTGGCCGGCTTCGGCCTGGAGCTGGACGATCTGAAGGCGTTCCGCACGTGGGGCTCCAAGACTCCGGGTCACCCCGAGTACGGGCACACCACCGGTGTGGAGACGACGACCGGGCCGCTCGGCCAGGGTGTCGCCAACGCCGTGGGCATGGCGATGGCCGCCCGCTACGAGCGCGGTCTGTTCGACCCGGAGGCCGCGCAGGGCGAGTCCCCGTTCGACCACTTCATCTTCGCGATCGCCGGTGACGGCTGCCTCCAGGAGGGCATCTCCGCGGAGGCGTCCTCCATGGCGGGCCACCAGGAGCTCGGCAACCTGATCCTGCTGTGGGACGACAACCACATCTCGATCGAGGGCGACACCGAGACCGCGGTCTCCGAGGACACGGTCAAGCGGTACGAGGCGTACGGCTGGCATGTGCAGCGCGTGGCCCCGAAGCCGGACGGCGACCTGGACCCGCACGCGATCTACAACGCGATCGAGGCCGCGAAGAAGGTGACCGACAAGCCGTCGTTCATCGCGATGCGCTCGATCATCGCCTGGCCCGCTCCGAACGCGCAGAACACCGAGGCCGCGCACGGCTCGGCGCTCGGCGACGACGAGGTCGCGGCAACTAAGCGCGTCCTCGGCTTCGACCCGGAGAAGTCCTTCGAGGTCGCCAACGAGGTTCTCGCGCACACGCGTGAGGCGCTCGACCGCGGTCGTGAGGCCAAGGCCGAGTGGGAGAAGGGCTTCGCCGCCTGGCGCACCGCCAACCCGGAGCGCGCCGCCGAGTACGACCGCATCGCCGCGACCGAACTGCCGGCCGGCTGGGAGGAGAAGCTCCCGGTCTTCGAGGCGGGCAAGGGTGTCGCGACGCGTGCGGCGTCCGGCAAGGTGCTGCAGGCGCTCGGCGCGGTGATTCCCGAGCTGTGGGGCGGCTCCGCCGACCTCGCCGGCTCGAACAACACCACGATCGACAAGACCAGCTCGTTCCTCCCGGCGGACAACCCGCTGCCGGAGGCGAACCCGTACGGCCGCACGATCCACTTCGGTATCCGCGAGCACTCGATGGCCGCGGAGATGAACGGCATCGCGCTCCACGGCAACACCCGTGTCTACGGCGGCACCTTCCTGGTGTTCTCCGACTACATGCGCAACGCCGTGCGCCTGTCGGCCCTCATGCACGCGCCGGTGACGTACGTGTGGACGCACGACTCCATCGGTCTCGGCGAGGACGGCCCGACGCACCAGCCGGTCGAGCACCTGGCCTCGCTGCGCGCCATCCCCGGTCTGAACGTCGTCCGTCCCGCGGACGCCAACGAGACCGCGATCGCCTGGCGCGAGGTCCTCAAGCGCTACACGAAGGTGTTCGGCAAGGGCGCCCCGCACGGTCTGGCGCTGACCCGTCAGGGTGTGCCGACGTACGAGCGCAACGAGGATGCCGCCAAGGGCGGTTACGTGCTGTTCGAGGCCGAGGGCGGCTCGCCCGAGGTCATCCTGATCGGCACCGGCTCGGAGGTGCACGTCGCCGTCGAGGCGCGCGAGCAGCTGCAGGCCGCGGGCATCCCGACTCGGGTCGTGTCCATGCCGTGTGTGGAGTGGTTCGACGAGCAGGACCAGGCGTACCGCGACAGTGTCCTGCCGCCGTCCGTGAAGGCGCGGGTCTCGGTCGAGGCCGGTATCGGTCTGACCTGGCACCGGTTCGTCGGGGACGCCGGACGCATTGTTTCGCTGGAGCACTTCGGTGCTTCGGCCGACGGCAAGGTGCTCTTCCGCGAATTCGGCTTCACTGCCGAGAACGTCGCCAATGCCGCCCGGGAATCGATCGCCGCAGCCCAGCGCTGA
- a CDS encoding ABC transporter permease: protein MIAAQAAFETRMLLRNGEQLLLTVVIPTLLLVLFSSVDIVDTGKGEAVDFLTPGILALAVMSTAFTGQAIATGFERRYGVLKRLAASPLPRWGLMTAKTASVLVTEALQIVLLTVIAFALGWSPHGNPLAVLLLLILGTAAFSGLGLLMAGTLKAEATLAAANLVFLLLLVGGGVIVPMDKFPSGAQDVLGLLPISALSDGLRDVLQHGAGMPWGDLGILAVWAVVGLGAAGKFFRWE from the coding sequence ATGATCGCGGCGCAGGCCGCCTTCGAGACGAGGATGCTCCTCCGCAACGGCGAGCAGCTCCTGTTGACGGTCGTCATCCCGACGCTGCTGCTCGTGCTGTTCAGCTCGGTCGACATCGTCGACACGGGCAAGGGCGAGGCGGTCGACTTCCTGACCCCCGGCATCCTGGCGCTCGCCGTGATGTCGACGGCGTTCACGGGCCAGGCGATCGCCACGGGTTTCGAGCGGCGCTACGGCGTCCTGAAGCGGCTCGCCGCCTCGCCGCTCCCCCGCTGGGGCCTGATGACCGCGAAGACGGCATCCGTGCTGGTCACGGAGGCCCTCCAGATCGTCCTGCTGACGGTGATCGCCTTCGCCCTGGGCTGGTCACCGCACGGCAACCCCCTCGCCGTACTGCTCCTGCTGATCCTCGGCACGGCAGCCTTCTCGGGCCTCGGCCTGCTGATGGCGGGCACGCTGAAGGCCGAGGCGACCCTGGCCGCCGCCAACCTGGTCTTTCTGCTCCTGCTGGTCGGCGGCGGTGTGATCGTCCCCATGGACAAGTTCCCCTCCGGCGCCCAGGACGTCCTCGGTCTCCTGCCGATCTCGGCGCTCTCGGACGGGCTGCGGGATGTCCTTCAGCACGGGGCGGGGATGCCGTGGGGCGACCTCGGGATCCTGGCCGTGTGGGCGGTGGTCGGCCTGGGAGCCGCGGGGAAGTTCTTCCGCTGGGAGTAG
- a CDS encoding amidohydrolase family protein codes for MIETPSLVDQYCHGVLRTELGLGTFEAHLARTEGPPAAGTTFFDTQTGFAVRRWCPPLLGLEPHCPPARYLARRRELGVLESGRRLLRGSGITTYLVDTGLPGDLTGPGEMASTGAADAHEIVRLELLAEQVADTSGTVESFLANLAESVHGAAANAVSFTSVAGGRHGLALAPEPPGPGEVRGAAGRWLARRRVGGPLSDPVLLRHLLWIAVGSGLPLQLHAGLGEPGLRIDRTDPVLLTDFARATAGLGTDLVLLHGYPYHRHAAHLAGVFPHVYADLGAALVRTGARAAAVLAEILELAPFGKLLFSSGAHGLPELHVVGARLFREALARVLGTWVAEGAWSLADAQRVAGLIAAGNARRVYGVE; via the coding sequence ATGATCGAAACACCGTCCCTCGTGGACCAGTACTGCCACGGCGTACTGAGAACGGAGCTGGGCCTCGGCACCTTCGAGGCCCACCTCGCCAGGACCGAGGGTCCGCCGGCCGCCGGCACCACCTTCTTCGACACCCAGACCGGTTTCGCGGTACGCCGCTGGTGCCCGCCGCTGCTCGGCCTGGAGCCGCACTGTCCCCCCGCCCGCTATCTGGCCAGGCGTCGCGAACTCGGCGTACTGGAATCTGGCCGCAGGCTGCTGCGCGGCAGCGGCATCACGACGTATCTCGTCGACACCGGGCTGCCCGGCGATCTGACCGGGCCGGGCGAGATGGCCTCCACAGGAGCCGCCGACGCGCACGAGATCGTCCGTCTTGAGCTGCTCGCCGAACAGGTCGCCGACACCTCCGGCACGGTCGAGTCCTTTCTCGCCAATCTCGCCGAGTCCGTCCACGGGGCGGCCGCGAACGCCGTGTCCTTCACGTCCGTGGCGGGCGGACGGCACGGTCTGGCGCTCGCGCCCGAGCCGCCCGGGCCGGGCGAGGTGCGGGGCGCGGCGGGCCGCTGGCTGGCGCGCCGCCGGGTGGGCGGGCCGCTGAGCGATCCCGTCCTTCTCCGCCACCTGCTGTGGATCGCGGTGGGGTCAGGACTGCCCCTCCAGCTCCACGCCGGGCTCGGTGAACCCGGACTGCGCATCGACCGCACCGACCCCGTCCTGCTCACCGACTTCGCCCGCGCCACGGCCGGACTCGGCACCGACCTCGTCCTCCTGCACGGCTACCCGTACCACCGGCACGCGGCCCACCTCGCCGGGGTCTTCCCGCATGTGTACGCCGACCTGGGCGCCGCCCTGGTCCGTACGGGGGCGAGGGCGGCGGCCGTCCTCGCCGAGATCCTGGAGCTGGCGCCCTTCGGCAAGCTCCTCTTCTCCAGCGGAGCACATGGACTGCCCGAACTTCATGTGGTCGGAGCACGCCTTTTCCGTGAAGCGCTCGCACGGGTGCTCGGCACCTGGGTCGCCGAGGGGGCCTGGTCGCTGGCCGACGCGCAGCGGGTGGCGGGGCTGATCGCGGCGGGGAACGCGCGGCGGGTGTACGGGGTGGAGTGA
- a CDS encoding COX15/CtaA family protein yields MVRVPNVTRADALSAVSNPLAFIAERWTPTPRTVRRAALAALVMSVVIVVTGGAVRLTGSGLGCPTWPKCTDDSLTTTSAMGFHGVIEFGNRMLTYVLCAAVGWAIIAARSQKPWRRSLTRLGWAQFWIVMSNAILGGIVVLVGLNPYTVAAHFLLSTALITVAAVMWQRTREGDGEPRPLVGASVRQLVWFLVTAAILLIAVGTVVTGAGPHAGDSSEVNRIPISWETVAKLHAVLAWIVVTLTFALWFVLKAVDAPKGPLHRTRDLFLVLLSQGAIGYVQYFTDLPEALVALHMFGSCLVWIAVLRVLLALRERPDVVADLPGPSAESALTRA; encoded by the coding sequence ATGGTGCGCGTGCCAAACGTGACCCGAGCCGATGCCCTGAGCGCGGTGAGCAACCCGCTCGCCTTCATCGCCGAACGCTGGACCCCGACACCCCGGACGGTGCGGCGGGCGGCCCTCGCCGCGCTCGTCATGTCGGTGGTCATCGTCGTCACCGGCGGCGCCGTGCGGCTGACCGGCTCCGGGCTCGGCTGCCCGACCTGGCCCAAGTGCACCGACGACTCGCTGACCACCACGAGCGCGATGGGCTTCCACGGGGTCATCGAGTTCGGCAACCGCATGCTCACGTACGTCCTGTGCGCGGCGGTCGGCTGGGCGATCATCGCCGCGCGCTCGCAGAAGCCGTGGCGGCGGAGCCTGACCCGGCTGGGCTGGGCCCAGTTCTGGATCGTCATGAGCAACGCGATCCTCGGCGGCATCGTCGTCCTGGTCGGCCTCAACCCCTACACGGTCGCCGCCCACTTCCTGCTCTCCACCGCGCTCATCACCGTCGCGGCGGTCATGTGGCAGCGCACCCGCGAGGGCGACGGCGAGCCGCGCCCCCTCGTCGGCGCGTCGGTGCGCCAGCTCGTCTGGTTCCTGGTCACCGCCGCCATCCTGCTGATCGCGGTCGGCACGGTCGTCACCGGCGCCGGCCCGCACGCGGGCGACTCCAGCGAGGTCAACCGGATCCCCATCAGCTGGGAGACGGTCGCCAAGCTGCACGCCGTGCTGGCCTGGATCGTCGTGACGCTGACCTTCGCCCTGTGGTTCGTCCTCAAGGCGGTCGACGCCCCCAAGGGCCCCCTGCACCGCACCCGCGACCTGTTCCTCGTCCTCCTCTCCCAGGGCGCCATCGGCTACGTCCAGTACTTCACGGACCTCCCCGAGGCCCTGGTCGCCCTCCACATGTTCGGCTCCTGCCTGGTGTGGATCGCGGTCCTCCGCGTCCTGCTGGCGCTGCGCGAACGCCCGGACGTCGTGGCGGACCTGCCGGGTCCTTCGGCGGAATCGGCGCTTACGCGCGCGTAG
- a CDS encoding heme o synthase gives MCVTAVESRPAGGGTAHAFKAVGELAKSSSRGQRPFGARVKAFVALTKPRIIELLLITTVPVMFLAEQGVPDLKLVLLTCLGGYLSAGGANALNMYIDRDIDALMERTSQRPLVTGMVSPRECLAFGITLAVVSTLLFGLTVNWLSAWLSLGALLFYVVVYTMILKRRTSQNIVWGGIAGCLPVLIGWSSVTNSMSWAPVILFLVMFFWTPPHYWPLSMKVKDDYARVGVPMLPVVASNKVVARQIVIYSWVMVAVSLLLTPMGYTGWFYLVVALAAGGFWLWEAHGLQNRAKAEVTGGKLKEMRLFHWSITYVSILFVAVAVDPFLR, from the coding sequence GTGTGCGTGACGGCCGTCGAATCCCGTCCAGCGGGTGGGGGCACCGCCCACGCCTTTAAGGCTGTGGGGGAGCTCGCCAAGAGCAGCAGCCGGGGCCAGCGGCCGTTCGGGGCCCGTGTCAAAGCGTTCGTGGCGCTGACCAAGCCGCGAATCATCGAACTGCTGCTGATCACCACCGTTCCGGTGATGTTCCTGGCCGAGCAGGGTGTTCCCGACCTGAAGCTGGTGCTCCTCACCTGCCTCGGCGGCTATCTGTCGGCGGGCGGCGCCAACGCGCTGAACATGTACATCGACCGTGACATCGACGCCCTGATGGAGCGCACCTCCCAGCGTCCGCTGGTCACCGGCATGGTCAGCCCGCGCGAGTGCCTGGCCTTCGGCATCACCCTGGCGGTCGTCTCGACGCTGCTGTTCGGCCTGACGGTCAACTGGCTGTCCGCCTGGCTCTCCCTCGGCGCACTCCTCTTCTACGTCGTCGTCTACACGATGATCCTCAAGCGCCGTACGTCGCAGAACATCGTGTGGGGCGGCATCGCCGGCTGCCTCCCGGTGCTCATCGGCTGGTCGTCCGTCACGAACTCCATGTCGTGGGCGCCGGTCATCCTCTTCCTCGTCATGTTCTTCTGGACGCCGCCGCACTACTGGCCGCTGTCCATGAAGGTGAAGGACGACTACGCGCGCGTGGGCGTGCCGATGCTGCCGGTCGTCGCCTCCAACAAGGTCGTCGCCCGCCAGATCGTCATCTACAGCTGGGTGATGGTCGCGGTTTCGCTGCTCCTCACCCCGATGGGCTACACGGGTTGGTTCTACCTGGTGGTCGCACTCGCCGCCGGCGGGTTCTGGCTGTGGGAGGCCCACGGTCTGCAGAACCGCGCCAAGGCCGAGGTGACGGGCGGCAAGCTCAAGGAGATGCGGCTGTTCCACTGGTCGATCACCTACGTGTCGATCCTCTTCGTGGCCGTCGCGGTGGACCCCTTCCTGCGCTGA
- a CDS encoding nucleotidyltransferase domain-containing protein has protein sequence MTDEGTAQLLDRFLADLRALAPVAVWAHGSLAGGDYQEGRSDLDLIAVLEGPVSLGAIRKLVRLHRRLRADEPLAGKLHCSYLTPDTMAGAERSYVTWAHDGLMKRPVTPVTRRELHAFGLVLHGKPPEDLLPPLLDHELSDFVVRDQKEFWRPAVDKARLWKQDVWVDLGTITLARATTTLRDGRLISKREALELLPGLGAPAEVVDDIRRRRYEDPAPPTEEWTVRRAELTRGYLGPAIDDLVTAYERPTRA, from the coding sequence ATGACCGATGAAGGCACCGCCCAGTTACTCGACCGCTTCCTCGCCGATCTGCGCGCCCTCGCCCCGGTGGCCGTGTGGGCGCACGGCTCGCTCGCCGGGGGCGACTATCAGGAGGGGCGCAGCGATCTCGATCTGATCGCCGTCCTGGAGGGCCCCGTCTCGCTCGGCGCGATACGGAAGCTGGTCCGACTGCACCGGCGGCTGCGCGCCGACGAACCGCTCGCCGGGAAGCTGCACTGCAGCTATCTGACGCCCGACACCATGGCCGGTGCCGAGCGGTCGTACGTCACCTGGGCGCACGACGGGCTGATGAAACGCCCGGTCACCCCGGTCACCCGCCGCGAACTGCACGCCTTCGGTCTCGTCCTGCACGGCAAACCGCCCGAGGACCTGCTGCCGCCCCTCCTGGACCACGAGCTCAGCGATTTCGTCGTACGCGACCAGAAGGAGTTCTGGCGACCCGCGGTCGACAAGGCCCGGCTCTGGAAGCAGGACGTGTGGGTCGACCTCGGGACGATCACCCTCGCGCGGGCCACCACGACCCTGCGGGACGGGCGGCTGATATCGAAGAGGGAGGCACTGGAGCTGCTCCCCGGACTGGGGGCGCCGGCAGAGGTGGTCGACGACATCAGGAGGCGGCGCTACGAGGATCCCGCGCCGCCCACGGAGGAGTGGACGGTGCGCCGGGCCGAGCTGACACGGGGCTATCTGGGTCCCGCGATCGACGACCTGGTGACCGCCTATGAACGGCCCACGCGCGCGTGA